Within the Bacillus sp. FSL K6-3431 genome, the region GCCTTATGTTAGCGATTAGTCGGGATCATCAAAACGATAACAACCAAGTAATCTGTTCCTTAGGACAGTCTGCCATCTTGCTATACATGATGGAATGTCAAAATCAATATCGAAGTTATATACACCCAGCAGTTTTAAAAGCGAAGGAAATGATACAAGAGAAATTTGCCGAGGATCTGAGTTTAAAAGATATATCAAAAGAAAGTAATATTAGTCCTGAACATCTCATTCGTCTTTTTCAAAAACATGTAAATATGACACCGGTTCAATACTTGTGGCTTTATCGAGTTAACTGCGGTGTGCAACTACTCCGGAGCACCGGTTTGCAAATTGGCGAAATAGCTTTTCAAACAGGATTTAAAAGCTCGTATCACTTTTCAAGGGCTGTGAAAAAACATATAGGAAGCACACCATCAGAAATAAGGAATGAATCTCGAAAACCATCCTAGCGTTTAAATAAATTTGCAGATGTTGAAACGGAGGTTTTTGCAGGGGGATTTTAAGAATAAACAAGTGGGAGAGTTTGGCAAAGATACGTTTAGCGTAATACAATGGATTTTTGGAAATTAGAGTTAGGAAGAAGCAAGTGTATTTGATGAAATTCACTCAGCAATCGATTCAACACATAAAAGCAATTGTTAAAACTACTCGTAAGAGGGTAGATGTAATCGACTAATACAGAAAATTACAAACAAGTTTAACGAAAGCGTAACCATGATAAAGGGGTGAGAAAAATAAGATTATCATATATCCAAAGGAAAGAGCTATTTGAAAAGGGATATGTTCATATCCCAGGAGTAATTCCGCAGGCAATGTTGAACGAAGTAAGGAAAGCAATCAATCATTCCCTCGGTGAAGAGGGGATGGACAAAGAGGAACTTGCAACATTCCGTTCACAGTCGTATTGTCCTGAACTACAATATACACCTGTAATTTCGGACCTATATCATAGAACACCCATACATGACCTTGTTGACTCTGTCATAGATACTACAAAGATTTTTCCGATAAATGGTGCTCAAATTGCTCTACGCTTTCCAAGGCTGGATGATCCTGCGCCAGAAGCAAGACCGCATATTGATGGCATGTATTCACCTAATAACGGGGTAACTGAAGGAACTATTCAAAATTTCACAGCACTAGTGGGTGTTTTATTAAGCGACTTGACAGAAGATGATGCAGGGAACTTTACCGTTTGGCCGGGAACACATCGAACGTTCGAAAGTTATTTCAGTGAGAACGGTCCAGAAGTTTTATTAAATGGTATGCCACCAGTTGAAATGCCTGAGCCGATTCAAATAAAAGGCAAGGCTGGTGATATTGTATTCTGTCATTATCAGTTAGCACATGGAATTGGGCCTAATATTTCACCGGATATTCGATATGCAGTCTTTTTTCGAATCAATCATGTAGAGGTAAAAAATGACTGGAAAGCCCCGATGAGTAATATTTGGATGCATTATAAAGAAAATATGCAAGTATTTGAAATAGAAGATAAAGTGACAACTGAATAAGAGTATGAAATATGTGTAGAATATGCACCGAATACATTAGAGGTAGCAGACATCCGGCCTTGATGGTTAAGAAGACAAAGCTTATCGGGTGAAATAGTGAATTTTAGAAAATAGGAAAAGTGTTATATTTAAAGGTTATCTATCGTATCTATATAGATGACTAAGAATCTATTATAAAGGGTGGATAAATATGGAGAAAATTCGAGTTGGAATGATTGGAACAGGTGGAATTTCTCATTGGCATGCAAGGCAGTTAATAGAACTAGATGATGCAGTTATTTGCGGAATCGCTGATCCAAGTTCGCAAAATAGAGATAAAATGGTCTCCGAATATAAATTGGATGGGGTCAGACAGTTTGCCGATTATAAGGAAATGTTGGTGGATGTTGAGCTTGATGCTGTTGTTATTTGTTCGCCACATACGCTTCATTTTCAGCAAGCAATGGATGTGTTGAATAGCGGATGTCATGTGTTGATTGAAAAGCCAATGGCCTGTTCGCAAAAGGAGGCTAAACAATTAATAGAGACATCAGAACGACTAGGAAAAGTGCTACAAGTATCCTATCAACGTCATTTTCAACCTGAATTCTTGTTTATTCGAGATGCGATTGCAAATGGTACGATTGGAAAGCTAACATCTGTAACTGCATCCCTTTATCAGGAATGGGGACAAGGAACAGCTGGTTCATGGCGCCAAAACCCTGCTCTATCCGGCGGGGGGATGTTAATGGACTCAGGCAGTCATATTATTGATGTTCTTCTTTGGACAACAGGATTATCTCCATTGGAAGTAACAACACAAATGCAACAGCACGATACTCCAGTTGAACTGGATTCCTTCACATCGATTCGCTTTGAAAATGATGTGATTGCAGGCTTGAATATTGTGGGTTATGCACCATGTTGGCATGAAACGTATGTATTCTGTGGCGATAATGGCGGAATTTTTTACGATAATGGAAAAATAACGATTCGTAGACTAAGAGAAGAACCTATTATACCTCAACTTCCAAAGCAAACAACGAATCAAGACAAAAGTTTTATTGATGCAATCTTAGGAAAACATGAGGTTTTAGTGCCAGGGAATTTTGCGAAAGAAGTAGTCAAGCTAACAGAAATGATTTATCGGGCAGCGGGATATAGCCCATTAGAAAGTAAAGAATCAAGTTTACTATAGCAGAATAATATGGATGATTATTAAAAAGAAATTTAAAAATATAAGAACGGGGTTAATCACCCCGGTTCTTATAGTAAAAGTCAGTTTTAACCCCAGTCTCGATAATTGAGAGAAGGAGGGATGAAAATGAGCAAACGTCTACAAGGGAAAGTTATCGTCATTACTGGTGCAACAAAAGGAATCGGAAAAGGAATTGCGCTTATTTGTGCAAAAGAAGGTGCAAAGATAGTTGTAAGTGGCAGAAATAAAGAAGCTGGTCAAAGCGTTGTCGAGGAGATAAGGCGTACTTATGGAACAGAAGTAATATTTATACAAAAGGACATTTCAAGCGAATTAGCATGTCGAGAATTAATGGAGGCATCCAATGCACATTTTGGCAGGATAGACGGACTCGTTAATAATGCAGGGATTTTTCCAAGGGGAACTATAATGGAAACATCAGAAGGCTTGTTTGATTCTATATTCGATGTGAATATAAAAGGTGCTTTTTTTTGTTCCAAATATGCTATGAAAGAAATGCTGAAAACTGGTGGAGGATCGATTGTTCAAATTGGATCCACTAATGGGTATAAAGGAGC harbors:
- a CDS encoding AraC family transcriptional regulator gives rise to the protein MIQEIKTMDDNSLFIVEHAYAGSVVYPPGGKLGSRIQQDLQLVMLYTGSMDIHVDGVHNKIPVGHVTLLKPGHTEKFNFSIKEETWHRWISISIRGISKELLSDIEKLPSYIPVSERMNELTSLMLAISRDHQNDNNQVICSLGQSAILLYMMECQNQYRSYIHPAVLKAKEMIQEKFAEDLSLKDISKESNISPEHLIRLFQKHVNMTPVQYLWLYRVNCGVQLLRSTGLQIGEIAFQTGFKSSYHFSRAVKKHIGSTPSEIRNESRKPS
- a CDS encoding phytanoyl-CoA dioxygenase family protein, coding for MRKIRLSYIQRKELFEKGYVHIPGVIPQAMLNEVRKAINHSLGEEGMDKEELATFRSQSYCPELQYTPVISDLYHRTPIHDLVDSVIDTTKIFPINGAQIALRFPRLDDPAPEARPHIDGMYSPNNGVTEGTIQNFTALVGVLLSDLTEDDAGNFTVWPGTHRTFESYFSENGPEVLLNGMPPVEMPEPIQIKGKAGDIVFCHYQLAHGIGPNISPDIRYAVFFRINHVEVKNDWKAPMSNIWMHYKENMQVFEIEDKVTTE
- a CDS encoding Gfo/Idh/MocA family protein; translated protein: MEKIRVGMIGTGGISHWHARQLIELDDAVICGIADPSSQNRDKMVSEYKLDGVRQFADYKEMLVDVELDAVVICSPHTLHFQQAMDVLNSGCHVLIEKPMACSQKEAKQLIETSERLGKVLQVSYQRHFQPEFLFIRDAIANGTIGKLTSVTASLYQEWGQGTAGSWRQNPALSGGGMLMDSGSHIIDVLLWTTGLSPLEVTTQMQQHDTPVELDSFTSIRFENDVIAGLNIVGYAPCWHETYVFCGDNGGIFYDNGKITIRRLREEPIIPQLPKQTTNQDKSFIDAILGKHEVLVPGNFAKEVVKLTEMIYRAAGYSPLESKESSLL
- a CDS encoding SDR family NAD(P)-dependent oxidoreductase codes for the protein MSKRLQGKVIVITGATKGIGKGIALICAKEGAKIVVSGRNKEAGQSVVEEIRRTYGTEVIFIQKDISSELACRELMEASNAHFGRIDGLVNNAGIFPRGTIMETSEGLFDSIFDVNIKGAFFCSKYAMKEMLKTGGGSIVQIGSTNGYKGAKNLVAYSCSKGAMLTLNKSIAAHYAKDKIRSNWITVGWVASEGEVELHESIGMDEKELHEWAESVIPSGKMQTAEDMAYGVVYLLSDESNQVTGTELQINGGLGL